Proteins encoded in a region of the Vicia villosa cultivar HV-30 ecotype Madison, WI linkage group LG5, Vvil1.0, whole genome shotgun sequence genome:
- the LOC131602363 gene encoding transcription factor GTE4-like — protein MASGPTDGAKERQRYIEGKVYRRRVFRGTKRNPNVGDTVASATTNAKDNKVPTTTVTNDIDNNKNINNDEAKINVLAQPVVPQLAVSEDGDLAQAEGSSRLEDGNTGQPQGSSRLEDGNSPQQQLEDQNLVGEQVSSRTGDGNSPQRQLKEQNLAQPQASLRTGDGNSPQQLFKDQNLVGQQVGSRTEDGNSPQQLKEQNLAQPQADLRADDGNSPQQNLEDQNLVGQHVSSRTEDGNSPQQQLKEQDSAQPQASLRTGDGNSPQQLFEGQSLGQPQTSSRTGDGNSPQQLFEDQSLGQPQTSSRTGDENSPQLQFEDQNLAQAHVSSRAGDKNSPRPQSSTHKDVNSQPQENSRPDDGNISQLEVSSRLEDGSLPHPELISKLDDRASLQQDNSMLEDEDLSQPQVNLGLDEGNSLQPLVNSTLEDQNLAQPPSPPVSDHLHSHQQPEPSNVNIRREDDRSSSPIHNHGAISDDLHNHQQAEPSNPDVQQEDDGPSSLIYGHGAVPSTGYRHSENMTVEPSQEDRFKINLALKSKQEKQEIRWKLENELGVVRNLVKKIEVKQGHVGAYGNSNVGVYGNSNVGAYGNSNVGAYSNSNVGAYGNSNVVLGGGISNGGGAKRAHSEVASAGVSRQPTRPLHQLSFPMFHNSQGVGENVEKEKRMPKANQFYHNSEFLLAKDKFPPAESNKKSKLNWKKQGGGEMGPGLRMGSKFFKSCSSLLEKLMKHKHGWVFNSPVDVEGLGLHDYFTIITHPMDLGTVKTRLNKNWYKSPKEFAEDVRLTFDNAMTYNPEGQDVHVMAEQLSKVFEDRWAIIESDYNREMRFGMEYGAPSPLPRRAPTFTPPPLDMRRILDRSESLARTPRSMNNTPSSRTPAPKKPKAKDPNKRDMTFDEKQKLSTNLQGLPPEKLDAIVHIIKRRNLALNQHDDEIEVDIDSVDAETLWELDRFVTNYKKSLSKNKRRAEVARARAEALQNSIQRSQPPAMIEISREPQADERNVPPSLPMQGGSQADNRSRSSSSSSSSSDSGSSSSDSDSDSSSASGSDAGSQGT, from the exons ATGGCTTCGGGGCCTACGGATGGAGCTAAAGAGAGGCAGAGATACATCGAAGGTAAGGTTTACAGAAGGAGAGTTTTCAGAGGTACCAAGAGAAACCCCAACGTAGGGGATACTGTAGCTTCTGCCACCACAAATGCTAAAGATAATAAAGTTCCCACTACTACAGTCACCAATGACATCGATAATAACAAGAACATTAATAACGATGAAGCCAAGATTAATGTTTTGGCTCAGCCAGTGGTTCCTCAATTGGCAGTATCGGAGGATGGGGATTTAGCTCAGGCTGAAGGGAGTTCAAGATTGGAGGATGGAAATACAGGTCAGCCACAGGGGAGTTCAAGATTAGAGGATGGAAATTCACCACAACAGCAATTGGAGGACCAGAATTTGGTTGGGGAACAAGTGAGTTCAAGAACAGGGGATGGGAATTCACCTCAGCGGCAATTAAAGGAGCAGAATTTGGCTCAGCCACAAGCAAGTTTGAGAACAGGGGATGGGAATTCACCCCAGCAGCTATTCAAGGACCAGAATTTGGTTGGGCAACAAGTGGGTTCAAGAACAGAGGATGGGAATTCACCTCAGCAGTTAAAGGAGCAGAATTTGGCTCAGCCTCAAGCAGATTTGAGAGCGGATGATGGGAATTCACCCCAACAGAATTTGGAGGACCAGAATTTGGTTGGGCAACACGTGAGTTCAAGAACAGAGGATGGGAATTCACCTCAGCAGCAATTAAAGGAGCAGGATTCGGCTCAGCCACAAGCAAGTTTGAGAACAGGGGATGGGAATTCACCCCAGCAGCTATTCGAGGGCCAGAGTTTGGGTCAGCCACAAACGAGTTCGAGAACAGGGGATGGGAATTCACCCCAGCAGCTATTTGAGGACCAGAGTTTGGGTCAGCCACAAACGAGTTCGAGAACAGGGGATGAGAATTCACCCCAGCTGCAATTTGAGGACCAGAATTTGGCTCAGGCACATGTGAGTTCAAGAGCAGGGGATAAGAATTCACCCCGGCCTCAAAGCTCAACCCATAAGGATGTGAATTCTCAGCCTCAGGAAAATTCAAGACCAGATGATGGGAACATTTCTCAGCTAGAAGTGAGTTCAAGATTGGAAGACGGGAGTTTGCCTCACCCGGAATTAATTTCCAAGTTGGATGACAGGGCTTCTCTGCAGCAAGATAATTCAATGTTGGAAGATGAGGATTTGTCTCAGCCACAAGTGAATTTGGGATTGGATGAAGGGAATTCACTTCAACCACTAGTCAATTCCACATTAGAGGATCAGAATCTGGCTCAGCCGCCCTCGCCACCAGTTTCTGACCACTTGCACAGCCATCAGCAGCCCGAGCCTTCTAACGTCAATATACGGCGGGAGGATGATAGATCTTCAAGCCCCATCCATAACCACGGGGCAATTTCCGATGACTTGCATAACCATCAGCAGGCTGAACCTTCTAACCCTGATGTTCAGCAGGAGGATGATGGACCTTCGAGCCTCATTTATGGGCATGGGGCAGTTCCTAGCACTGGGTATCGACATTCCGAGAATATGACCGTGGAGCCGAGTCAAGAGGACCGATTCAAGATCAATCTGGCCTTGAAGTCAAAGCAGGAGAAACAAGAGATACGCTGGAAGCTTGAAAATGAGCTCGGTGTAGTGAGAAATTTGGTCAAGAAGATTGAAGTGAAACAGGGGCATGTTGGTGCTTATGGCAATTCAAATGTAGGTGTTTATGGAAATTCAAATGTAGGTGCTTATGGAAATTCAAATGTAGGTGCTTATAGCAATTCAAATGTAGGTGCTTATGGCAATTCAAATGTAGTGTTGGGTGGTGGGATCTCTAATGGAGGTGGAGCAAAGCGTGCTCACTCAGAGGTAGCATCTGCTGGTGTTTCGCGACAACCTACCAGGCCTTTGCACCAGTTAAGTTTTCCGATGTTCCATAATAGTCAAGGGGTCGGTGAAAATGTTGAGAAGGAAAAGAGAATGCCTAAAGCAAACCAGTTTTATCATAACTCAGAGTTCCTGCTTGCAAAAGATAAATTCCCACCTGCAGAGAGCAACAAGAAGTCAAAattgaattggaagaagcaaggtGGTGGAGAAATGGGTCCCGGGCTTCGAATGGGATCCAAGTTTTTCAAGAGCTGTAGTTCACTGCTTGAAAAATTGATGAAACACAAGCATGGGTGGGTGTTTAATTCTCCTGTTGATGTCGAGGGTCTTGGTTTGCATGACTATTTTACGATCATCACTCATCCAATGGACTTAGGAACTGTGAAGACAAGGCTGAACAAGAATTGGTACAAATCACCGAAGGAATTTGCAGAGGATGTGAGACTCACTTTTGATAATGCTATGACATATAATCCAGAGGGACAGGATGTTCATGTGATGGCAGAGCAATTATCAAAGGTTTTCGAGGACAGATGGGCTATAATAGAGTCAGATTACAATCGTGAGATGAGATTTGGCATGGAGTATGGTGCACCTTCACCTTTGCCTAGAAGGGCTCCTACGTTTACTCCACCGCCTCTAGATATGCGACGAATTTTGGACAGATCCGAATCTTTGGCACGAACTCCAAGATCTATGAACAATACTCCATCAAGTAGAACCCCAGCCCCAAAAAAGCCAAAGGCAAAAGATCCGAATAAAAGAGACATGACATTTGATGAAAAGCAAAAACTAAGCACAAACCTTCAGGGTTTACCTCCAGAGAAGCTTGATGCTATTGTACACATCATTAAGAGGAGAAATTTAGCCTTGAATCAACATGATGATGAAATTGAAGTGGACATTGACAGCGTGGATGCTGAGACTCTTTGGGAGCTTGATAGATTTGTGACCAACTATAAGAAAAGTTTGAGCAAGAACAAGAGGAGGGCTGAAGTTGCTCGAGCGAGAGCAGAAGCTTTGCAGAATTCCATCCAGAGG AGCCAGCCACCAGCTATGATAGAGATTTCTAGAGAACCACAAGCAG ATGAAAGAAATGTTCCCCCATCCTTGCCTATGCAAGGGGGAAGTCAAGCAGATAATAGAAGTAGATCAAGTAGTTCAAGCAGCTCTAGTAGTGATTCTGGGTCTTCTTCAAGTG ATTCTGATAGTGACAGTTCCTCAGCCTCGGGATCTGATGCAGGGTCACAAGGAACCTGA
- the LOC131607245 gene encoding signaling peptide TAXIMIN 1-like, with protein MCNSEGECRPLGFLIGLPFSFLCLLLSIVGTFVWIIGTLLSCICPCFLCLTVVIEIALELIKAPLHVMTWFISMIPC; from the exons atgtgcaattcagaaggtgaaTGCAGACCTTTGGGTTTTCTAATAGGTCTTCCTTTTTCATTTCTCTGTCTCCTCCTCTCAATCGTTGGCACATTCGTCTGGATTATCGG aacaTTGCTTTCATGCATATGCCCCTGTTTCTTGTGTCTCACGGTAGTAATTGAAATTGCGCTTGAATTAATCAAAGCTCCATTGCATGTCATGACGTGGTTCATCTCTATGATCCCATGCTGA
- the LOC131607244 gene encoding seed biotin-containing protein SBP65-like, which produces MASEQVHRAEVFSETFVEIGEIQIQEQRNEGEGGTNQKQQDIRELHADRGGSQDKGVERKRREEAAKGLRDREEKETREKMKEEHARTMEHTRQAHAKQRVKEENFKHRTQNAIANTQERAKQEASVQTSRDDTTAARNKDVESKAIRVTHNKETKERPSEKSTTKGFEEGKKKPVVVCETVVKVIPQKDNESNTVGSSERVQERDIAKKQGMLRETKTQHAEKINKNRESHVLATYAEVVKGDDSASRRLQEQKLNETLVEKGFEGEKEESQVCIMQNLPMVNEPLDNKANEGGSTVLGAVGETVKEIGENILKPAKKVIEKSEEGKEGGGVLSAIGETVAEIAETTKVIAVGDGESKSKVSTESETKVSFVC; this is translated from the exons ATGGCTTCTGAACAAGTGCATCGTGCAGAAGTATTCAGTGAGACGTTTGTGGAGATAGGGGAGATACAAATCCAGGAACAAAGAAATGAAGGAGAGGGTGGTACTAATCAGAAACAACAAGATATCAGAGAGTTGCATGCTGATAGAGGCGGGTCTCAAGACAAAGGGGTTGAAAGGAAGCGGAGAGAAGAAGCTGCTAAAGGATTGAGGgacagagaagagaaagaaacaagAGAGAAAATGAAGGAAGAGCATGCAAGGACAATGGAACACACTAGACAGGCTCATGCAAAACAAAGAGTAAAAGAAGAGAATTTCAAGCACAGAACTCAGAATGCAATTGCAAATACTCAAGAGAGAGCAAAACAGGAAGCAAGTGTTCAAACTTCAAGAGATGATACAACAGCTGCAAGGAACAAGGATGTGGAATCAAAGGCCATAAGGGTTACACATAATAAG GAAACTAAGGAAAGGCCATCAGAGAAATCCACCACCAAAGGCTttgaagaaggaaaaaagaaaccTGTTGTTGTTTGTGAAACTGTAGTTAAAGTTATTCCACAGAAGGATAACGAAAGCAACACAGTGGGAAGCTCTGAGAGAGTTCAAGAGAGAGACATAGCAAAAAAGCAAGGTATGTTGAGGGAAACTAAAACACAACATGcagaaaaaattaacaaaaataggGAAAGCCATGTGTTGGCTACCTATGCCGAAGTTGTAAAAGGTGATGATTCTGCTTCAAGGAGATTACAGGAACAAAAGCTAAATGAAACATTAGTTGAAAAAGGCTTTGAGGGAGAGAAAGAAGAATCTCAAGTGTGTATTATGCAGAATCTGCCTATGGTAAATGAGCCATTGGATAATAAGGCCAATGAAGGTGGAAGTACTGTGTTGGGAGCTGTAGGTGAAACTGTGAAAGAGATTGGGGAAAACATCCTGAAACCAGCTAAGAAAGTGATAGAAAAAAGTGAAGAGGGAAAAGAGGGTGGTGGAGTGTTGAGTGCCATAGGTGAAACCGTAGCAGAAATAGCAGAGACAACTAAGGTAATTGCTGTTGGAGATGGAGAATCAAAATCAAAAGTGAGCACTGAATCAGAGACAAAAGTGAGTTTTGTATGTTAA